Sequence from the Rutidosis leptorrhynchoides isolate AG116_Rl617_1_P2 chromosome 3, CSIRO_AGI_Rlap_v1, whole genome shotgun sequence genome:
ttttatacactttatcaATTATTATATTCAGAGTAACATATAACATAAACAAAAATCTTAAAGTAAAATTTGAAGAAGAAATATATTCAAAAGTCAAAATGGACGgttattttgggacggagggagaaCTAAATCCATGTTTCAATACCCGTTTTAATAAATGACCCAACCTGTTTATCTTGCCACCTTTAGCAAGTGAAATTGTTAGAAAAAGCTACTAATTGTACATTATACCTTTTTTGAAACGTTTTCAATAACAACAAAGACAGTGCTTCCTGAGTTAGGTTTGGATGAGTATTGATTTTATCCCACATCGATGGGAAGAAAAAAGCTAAAGGGGAAGTAGGGAGTATAAAAAGAGAGGCAGGTTATTGGGTTAGTCACTTACCTGGACGAGATCAATGGACGATCAAGAAGGTCCATGGTCTAGGTTGGTGACTTCCATTGCACTTTGGAGGGGTGCTAACCTAAGGTCGGCCCAAGTGGTCGAGCCTACGTCATAATTTGTGGCAGTGGGGGCTTGCGTTCGCGCAGCCCCTGCACAATACTCTTAGTTTTAACTTTTTCTTTTCTAttaatttgtttaaaagttgtacgCAGTTTGTAGATAACTTGGAGTCTGTTAAAAGTAATTAAGTTCAGATTACATGTTTTGTATGTTCATTGCAGCCGTTATTTATGTTGCACATTGTCTTTTTGTATATCTATCAACCTATTTATATAAGAAACCATACACATGCATCTCTATATAATCTCTTCTCATTGCTTTCTGACCCAACCCAAACTCATCTGCCATTTCGACGTTGAACACAGCTAGATCTGCGGACTAAACGAGTACTTTAAAATGCCGTAACTTCTTTTCACGGCCAGTTTTTAAGTGAGTTCTATTCCAGATAACTCGTTCGCGTCCAATGTTTTATGATTGAATAAGTGTATTTTGTGTGCAAAACATCCTAACAAGCTAAACAGGGAAGTGCTCAAATTGTGTAGTTAGTCCCTCAGACTCTGTTCTGATTGTATATATTACACCAGTTATTTCAAAATAAGTATTTCAGCCgttcattattattttttattgattttgatatcTCTGCGAACCGATTAATCCTAGACCACCCACTTTGCGGGTAGCCCGGGGTTGTCGAGGGTGAACCTCCATGGCCACAAAAGGGGTATTTTTTTACTCAAATGATTCAAATTTCGAACCTATATATTTTTCACCCTTAAAGGTCAAGTATTTTATTACTAAGCCACCATGTTCGAGGTTTTTGGTTGCTCATTTTGCCACTTTAATTATATAAAAAGGAGCATTTTTCTATTGACAGTATTGAATATGTATATTTAGTATCTTCAAATCATTTCCATAAATCCCATGTTGAGTTCCAGTGTGCAAGAATTGAATTCCTCTTGCAATTCTCATTGTGATTTCCATTCTGTGTGGCCatttcaagaaatctttatttttcCAATCTGTCAAAACCCAAAAGACGGCCAGTAAGTGTATGTTAAAACTATACCTAGCAAACGGGTTGGGTCAAGGATCAAATGGGTTTGGGTCGAAACAGGTCATGGGCCAGGTTGGGTCAGTTTTGCGTTTCGCAGTTCAGTATCAGTTTCGAGTTGCAATTTTCATTTTTGTGTTTCAGTTTTACGTTTCAGGATGGTTTTCAGTTTCGTGTCTCAATTTTCAGTTTTGCATTTCAAATTTCAGTTTCGCGTTTTGCGTTTTTGTTTTCAGTTTCACATATCCATTTCACTTTTCAGTTTCACTTATCAGTTTTCAGTTTCACATTTCAGTTTTTAAGTTTGCCGTTTCTACATTCAATTTTGCGAAACTGAAattgagtcaaaaacctttttacACACAATTACATCTCCGTTTTAGATAATCCTCATAATTACCTTGGTCACGTTTGACTTTATATGAATATGGCACTGTCATGTTAATCACTTTGACCAACATGACTTTTCCTGAGTGTCACCTGCAAACAAGGTTGCAAAAATTGCTACTCGGGGATTACTCGCTCGGGACATTttagggagtactcggatgttgaccaagtttgactgatTTGACCAAGTTTTGACCGATTTTGGCTGATTTTCCGACCCTAGTTTTGGCCGAGGTTGACCGAGTTGCAAAAACCAAGTACTCCTTGAGTAATTCCAAGTTTTGCAACACCTCCTGCAAACTAGTTAACTAAGAAGGTTACCTGCAATTGAGCATTGAGCATTTTATAACACTGATCATGTTTTGAACTATAAAAAACGGCTACTGTAATAGAAATTGGATCAAAGTTGGTTACCTTTTTTTTTACAACAATCAATCGTTTCGAATTAAATTTTTCCCGATGTGTTACTTATCTACTTACACTACAACGGTTTTCTTCAGGACCTTCTTGGTGGTGATGTCAACTTCAACGCAGTCAGGTTAAATTCATTACTTGTGAAATTACTTTTGAGTTGATGAAATGAGTTTTTTGCTGCAAATTTTGTATATTAATTTCAAGGTTGCAAAGATCGCTACTCGGGGAGTACTTGGTCGGGACTTTTTTAGGAGTACTCGGCAATtcggggagtactcggatgttgaccaagtttgacttttactaATTTTGACCAAGTTTTGACCCATTTTCCGACTAATCCCGAGTTTTGACCGAATTTTGACCCATTTTCAGAGTAATTCTGAGTTTGAATGAGTACTCTCCGAGTTCCAAAAACCAAGTACTCACCGAGAAGTCGCCAAGTAATTCCAAGTTTGCAACACTGATTAATTTGACCCTATTGAGTTGAAAACATAATCCAAATCTGCCCTTTGATAACTACATGGGTTCAAATTTCTACCTCTAAAGCTATAGAGATATTTCATGAAGGATATCTCTTTTCTTGTGATTTGAATCGATATTCTAATTCTATTTATGCTAGGTAGCTACTAGCTTGAGAGTGCAGCTTTGCAGCCTTGATTTCTTTACCTATTGTATTACGaattgttgatgtgtaatatttatTTATCTTAATTAGTGTAGATGTGTAATTTCTTCTAATTAAAATAATTTAGTACTTAGTAGGTATTTGTAACTTTTAGAAGGCTTTGACTTCTTTAACCCGGCTTATCTGATGTAATCAAACAAATAAAACCATAAATACCCGTTTCATATAAATGGGTTGCAGTTGACACCTTCAGTTTCAGTGGGTCCTTTCCAAGTTAAGAGCTTTGCAGTGTGAACTGGACCAGTCTTTAAGTTAGCAGCGGTTTTTAGTCGGATGCATTAATATTATTGACAGCATGTGACCAAACTGGTTACCTTATTTTAAATATCTCATAATATCTCATGTGCCATATTTACTTTGATCATTACAGGTACAATGCAACCACAAAAAAGTGGTACAGATGTTCTACTGGATCTGTTATCAACCGGGCCACCTTCAGCTTAAAACGGTTCATATACAGTTGATATATTTTCCGTTAGTCAGTATAAGAATAAACTTCAGTTAGTGCATTAGATATGCTGACATCACCAATTGTGCCAATGACACAAACCTTACCTACACCGGGAGGTTCGGGTTTCCCTATCGTGGATCTATTAGACCCGGGCTTTAATCCCACTCCTCCGGTGCCTAGTAAGTATTAGTTAGTGCTCGATGAGCCTAATTTTTTTAACTtacttttttattaatttttttaaccatAATGTTTTGTGAACAGAAGACAATGGTCCTGCATATCCACCAGTAGTTGCATTTGAGAGCAGAGCGTTGAGCCTGATTTTCAACTTCTCTAAGGAACCAGGAAGTCCGCAAACCCAAAAGACGGCCAGTAAGTGTACATTACTCAAAACTATACATAGCaaacgggtcgggtcgggtcgggttgggtcaaggATCATATGGGTTTGGGTCGAAACAGGTCATGGGCCAGGTTGGGTCAGTTTTGCGTTTCACAGTTCAGTATCAGTTTCGCGTTGCAATTTTCATTTTTGTGTTTCAGTTTTACGTTTCAGGATGGTTTTCAGTTTCGTGTCTCAATTTTCAATTTTGCATTTCAAATTTCAGTTTCGCGTTTGGCGTTTTAGTTTTCTGTTTCACATATCTATTTCACTTATCAGGTTTCAGTTTTCAGTTTCACATTTCAGTTTTTAAGTTTGGCGTTTCAACATTCAATTTTGCGAAACTGAAATTGAGTCAAAAACCTTCCAACTTCAATCCATACTAAAATTCCTGTATCAAATAAAACTGTTTTAAAAATGACCCAACCCGtttaacttcccactttaacattgTTAGAGAAAGCTATTAATTGTACAGTATTTATACCTGTAAGATGATCTCTTCACGACCCGTTTGAAGCATTTTCAAGAACAACAAAAACAGTGCTTCCTGAGTTAGGATGATCTACATACAAGACGATGCAGTGACCAAGAACGCTCACTAGATGCCTATGTCTGAGTTTAGATATAACTTCCATATGTTGTTGCAATGTGTGCGCTGAATGCTTTCGTTTTAGCTTCAAACATTTGATAAGCACTGTTGTACCATCTCTTAACCACCCTTTGTAAAgccaaaaaagaaaaaagaaaaaaggtTAATTGAAATTGAAATTATAAATAGGTTAAAATGAATCCGATCAGATGAAAAAGGACATGAGAATTGAGTTATTTACTTGTGCTTGAGATCCTTCTCCTACCAAATTCATTGAATCAAAGTTGTTTGTGCTTCTTCAATTTCTTCAAGTGTGAATATGGTATATGGTGGTAGCCTAGTGCAGCGGTCCTCATTGTTTGCGGTCTACGTACTTGCAGCATTGCAGAACCTGGTTGAGTTAAGTCAGCTAATAAGTTGAAGGTCACTCGATGTAAATTAAATGTAAATGATCACATCATAAGATAGCTAGAttcttatttttattactattaatcTTCATAAACGACTATTGCATCATATAAACAATTGCAgacggtttaaatctctccgaattTCACTAGAGGGTGTTTCGAATTACTTATTTTGAAACACTGCTTAATTCAAAATTACTCGGTGAGTAGTCGGTTTTTGTAACTCGGGCAGTACTCGGAGAGTATCGATCAAACTTGGTTAAACTCGGGCAAAACTTGGAATTACTCGTAAAATCGGTCAAAACTTGGGATTACTCGAAAaatcagtcaaaattggtcaaactcAGTCAAATTTGACCAAAGTCAAAAGTGGTCAAATTCGAGTACTCCCCGAGTTACCGAGTACGGCATAAAAAGTCCTGGCCGAGTAGAGTAGTGATTTTTGCAACCTAGTATTCGGATTTGTGTATATGCAATAAGAATAAACAACAAAGAACAAGCACATAAGCATTCAAAGTTTCAAACCAACAATTCTACTTGTGTCTTTCTCTTTTGCAAGTGAAACACGCAACAGAGGCGAACTCAGTTACTTTTTTTATAATGATATTTCTTGTGTGGGTGATATATACAATTTCTTCATCATATATTTCTCGTTATTTATGATAATATTGGGTTGATATGTATAAATCAAGTAATGTATTtttcattgttttttttttttttgaagtttaaatttaaaatatacatataaatatgaatTATAGTTAATAAAGATAAATAAATTACATGATATTAAATTAGTTAGAGTATAAGTTAAAATAGGTGTAACTAGTAGGCATTCTGTGATTTAGTATATTAGGATTTGAAAACTCAAAATAGTTATAGCTGTATAATTATAGTAAAGTTATTATAGGTTATCCCACATCGATGGGAATAGAGAAGCTAAAGGGGATATAGGGAGTATATAAAGTGAGCCCGGCTATTGGATTACTTACTTACCTGGACGAGCTCAATGGACGATCAAGAAGGTTCATGGCTTAGGTTGGTGATCGTCATTGCACTTTGGAGGGGTGCTAACCTAAGGTCGGCCCAATGGGTCGAGCCTACGTCATAATTTGTGGCAGTGGGGGCTTGCGTTCGCGCAGCCCCTAcacaataagtttttttttttttttagttctttTATTGGATCGTTTTAGAGTTATGCGTATTCGGTGGATAACTTACGCACCATGGTAATTGTAGAAGGATTAAGTTGAGACATGTTTATATAACAAACGATACATGCATCTTTATAACCTCTTCTCATTGCTTTCTGACCCCCAAACTCACCTGCCAGTTTGGAAGCTGCACGTTGTTGAACACAGCTAGCTAAACTGCGGACTAAACGAGTACTGTAAAATGCTGTAACGTCTTTTCATGGCCGGTTTTTAAGTGAGTTCTATAATTCTATTCCAGATAATGCGTTCGCGCCCAATGCTTTTTGATTGAATAAGTGTATTTTGTGTGCAAAACATCCTAACAAGCTAAATAACAAAGTGCTCAAATTGTGTAGTTAGTACTTCAGACTCGACTCTGATTGCATATATTACACTAGTTATTTTAAAATATGTGTTTTGgccgctaatttttttttattaattctgATATCCGATCCTTTTGCGAACTGACTAATCCTAGGTGAACCTCCGTGAACACAaggggtattttttttttttttcctcctAGTATTTGAACTTGGGATCTATTGATGTTTTTAGAGGTCGAGTCTTTATTTGGCTGCTCATTTTGCAACTTCAATTTTATATAAAGGAGCATTTATGTATTGAAATTGAGTGTGTATTTTGTGTTCAAAACATTGTTTGTATGCATTATTTTGTAGCTTGCATAATTATGCAGAAACTTAACAGGAGATAGTGTAGTAGAAAGAGAACAACATCACCTTGTTACACATTGATTATGTCAAAAGGTTTAGCTAAAATCCTTCAGACTGTATTCTAATTGCAGAATTTGGCAATAGTATTATTAACTTAGGGAAAATCATTATTACATGCTCATGATCTCCTACACAATATACGAAAACTACATCCATTGTTCCTGTTTTTTCACAAAGAAAGTGAATCAAGTAGCCAGCTTTTGTTCGAAACAGTGAAGCATGTTTACAACATTGTACTAAGATTGCCACTACTATTCCACCCTTCTTGAACTTGAACAGAATATTGCATATTCCAAAGAACATCTTCAATCGATGGACGCGCACTTACATCTTCGTTAAGACAATTTATTGCTATTTGAACAGCCGTTGTTAAGGACTCGTACGCAAATGTTCCTCTGAGTGATGGATCTGCAACTTCTTTGAGTTTTGCTGCTGACTCAGCTAAACCAATCTCTAACTGAAAACTCGAAAACCCCATTTGAAATTAGTTAAGTTAGGTCATTTTTAGTGAATGATTAATCAAGTTAACATTTTTATTGATTTTTACCTGGTTCTTGAGTTCGGTTATCTCATCTTCTGAGTTGACCGGCTTTCCTGAAATGAGTTGTAGGATGATGACTCCGAATTGATATATATCGTCTTTTTCTGGATTCGTTTGCCTGCAATATGAAATTTTTTATCTGTTACTATAATCTTCAATAAGATTTGGATGGGATATTTTGGAGATGTGGTAAAATTAGTGTGAGGGCTAATTGGGTAATGGGTCAAAAGACTCAAAATGAGTTCGGGTCAAAACATATTGCTTTAGTAACATGTTTATTATGATCAATGCATAAAATATCTAACCAAAGTTTACtttataatcagttttttttttttttttaaactagtaAGCAGCGTAAGATCGAATCCCACCTGTTAAAAACCTGGGAAGCATCATGGCTATTTAGAGGGCTCTCTGAACCTGTCTGCTGATGGAAAATTAGACAAATTGAGTTAGATTATGTTTAATAAATGTGATTATAAGTTTTGAAAGTTACCTTTGACGGTAATGAAATATTGTAACTACTGATTTTTGCAGTGAGATTGTCATCCAAAAGAACAGTTTCGATCTTCAAATCATTCCCAAAAATCCCATGTTGAGTTCCAGTGTGCAAGAATTGAATTCCTCTAGCAATTCCCATTGTGATTCCCATTCTGTGTGGCcatttcaagaaatctttctttttCCAATCTGTCAAAACTCGAAAAACGACAAGTGTATGTTTCTCAAAACCATCCAACTTCATCACATACTCTGTTCGTCTCAAAATAACTGTCCCATTTTGACTTTTGAAAGTCTTTCTTTTCAACCTTGACTTTAAATATTTGTTTGTGTTATATGATCCttaatgaaatttatatgaatTAACTGGGTATCAAACTTTTTcttatttattgtaattttcatCAAGTATTGTAAAACATAAACAAAAAATTAAATGTCAAAGTTGAAAAAGAAagattttcaaaagtcaaaatggAGAATTATTTTGGAACGGAGGGAGTACTAAACTTCCTGTTTCAAACCTGTTTTAAAAAATGACCCAACCCGTTCATCTTGCCACCTTTAGCAAGAGACATAGTTAGAAAAACCTATTAATTGAACATTATACCTGTAAGATGATCTCTCAATGACCCGTTTGAAACATTTTCAAGAACAACAAAAACAGTGCTTCCCGAGTTAGGATGATCCACATACGAGACGATGCAGTGACCAAGAACGCTCACTAGATGCCTATGCCTGAGTTTAGATATAACCTCCATATGTTGTTGCAACGTTTGCGCTGAATGCTTTTGTTTTAGCTTCAAACATTTGATAAGCACCGTTGTACCATCCCTTAACCACCCTTTATAAAGCTAAAAAAGAAAAAAGGTTAATTGAAATTTTAAATTATAAATTACAATACAATAAAATGAACCCGATCGAATGAGATGAAGATGGGAATTGAGATGTTTACTTGTGCTTGAGATCCTTCTCCAACCAAATTCATAGAATCAAAGTTGTTTGTTGCTTCTTCAATTTCTTCAAGTGTGAATATGGTGTATGGTGGTAGGCCTAGTGCAGCCGTCCTCATCGTTTGCGGTCTACGTATTTGCGGCACTGTAGGACCTAGTTGAGTTAAGTCAACTAAGTTGAAGGTCATTCAAAGTAAATTAAATGTAAATGATGATATCATAAGAAAGCTAGattcttattcttattagtattaagtttataaatgaTTATTGCATATAAACAAGGATTTTTCTAACGACAGCCCTTATGACTGTCGTTAAGGTGCATTAAAGACTTGTACTTCTAATAACTGTCATGTAAAAGTCAACATTAACCGCTTTGTACTATGCAAACCTTAACGACAACCTTAAGAGCTGTTGTTAGAAAAATCCATCAAACAATTAAGAATAAACAACAAGCACATAAGCATATAAACCAACATCCTAAACATCTCATCATATCAAAAGTTAGCCATTATGAACCTTGACAATAGCATATGTTTGATAAAAAGGAGTTGATACCTTCTTTAGCTATCGAAGAAGGAGCACGGTCAGCATTCTTGACGACAGCAAAACTATCAGATCGGTATTCTTTCGCCCTTTTTGCTGCACGTTTTCTATAAATACCCAAAAATAACAGCCCAATTAATCCTGCAATTCCCACAATACCCCCAATGATACCAAGAACAAGCCCAAGCTTCACAGTAGTTTCATTTTTCTTGCTTTCACCACTCTTTTTTGTAGGCATAACTGCTATTGCTTCTTTCTGACAAAACTTTTTAGGATGTTGATACTTTGAGGTTGAATTAGTTAAACAATTCCATGTGCTAATTACCGTTCGATTCGCAGAGTTTGTAGCGATACAAGATGGTAAATTTCCAATTAAAAGGTTATTAGAAACATCAACAAATCCTAGTTTGCTGGTACATGATAAGTTTGTAGGCATTGCTCCACTGAATTGATTGTTGGCAAGATTAAGGTACTGAATTGAAGAGAGTGAAAACAGAACAGAAGGGATGGGACCCACAATCTTATTAGAAGAGATATCAAGTCTTTCAAGATGAATAAACTTAAAAAAATCTGAAGGTATTTGAGTTCTAATTAAGTTGTTCTTTAATGTAACTGACACAAGATTATAACTTAAGGAAGGGTATTTTGGACCTAAATGATTACTACCCAAATCAATAATTTCAAGATGTTGCAAGCCTTTTAGATCTGGAACACTCCCATTTAACATATTATTTGACAAATCAAGTGTGGTCAAATTCTTGATTTTTGAAATGGAAGATGGGATTTCACCATTGATGAAATTTGAGCTGAAGTTCATAACTTCAAGGGACCAAAACCTATCAACCTTGGGTGGAAGTGGACCCCACAACCCCAGAGACACAAGTGTCAATTTCTTTAAAGTTGAGACCTTTGTAAGGTCAGTAAAGAAAGAATCCATAGAAAAACTTGCAGGGAGTTTTGGGTTTGTTTTGTTTCCAACAATAGTTAATTCAGTGATGTGATTACCTGAACAAACAACCACAAGatttggatttgaaggaagaaAACAGAAATTTGTCCAATTGCTCCATCCTTGAAGAACTTGTGGGTACTCAAGTTTTTGTTGGACTTGAAAAAGGATTCTTGAATCACCTGAATTCAGTTGTGCAATACAACATGGAAGCAAAATGAAAGCTAAAAAGATGAAATTACTACCAACCCTGATGAAAAGTTCCTTCATTTTTGTTCAATCAAACCTTAAAACTTCAAACCCATGAATCTTGATTTAATGTTATTTGGACCCCTTTTAGAGATTTGTGCAATCAATGAAACAGTAATGTAAGTGAACATGTGTAAGAGTGGTAAATTTAATGTTTGTGGATATGGGTTACAGCTAAAAAGTGAATTAAGACAAGGGGTTTTAGCAAAGATTAAAACTTTTTGCATGAAAGTTTGATCAAGAAAAATTTGAAAATGATTGAAAAGTAAAAACTTTTAGGAAGAATGATGTAGAGGAAGTGAGGTGTGAAAAAGATGTGTTGGAGATTCTAAAGCCAACATGGCTTGTTTCAAGGTCTATCTGTATATTTCATATACGatgatatactattaatatattactaatatacttgcaaatataatataatatatagatataaataataagtaaatataataaaaatactcGTATAATGAGAAGAATATTATATTCACTTTATCAGTCGGTTCAGAAGAATTTAACAACTTCTTTTGGACTTTTTCAAAGAGTATCCATCATGGATTAAAGAGACATATTATTAATTAAAGGCCTAATATAAGTTACTTAATTTATCAATAAAGGTAATTTGATATTTTTATATGCTGAAAAaggtaacgtttttttttttttttttttacttagaaAGGATTATAATTTGAAAATGTGTGAAATGAAGGTAATATTGTTCAGCTGACATTCACATCATCATCATGTAGACATCACATAAATGCCACATCATCATCTttttttagaaattataaaaattacaTTACTTTTATTGGTCATTTTTGTATTAGGTGTTACTTTTTTTAACTCTTAAAACATTTAACACTTATACAATTATGATTTTGATTGTAATACCGTTATTGAATTTAAATTGATACTTTGTGTCAATGTTAAGTCCAATTTAAGGGTGAATTGCTAGTACGATTGTGAATAACTAGTTAAATTTGAGCGATTGTAATAAATCACAAGTTTGTTTTGGGTAATTAATATCCATAATCGAAATTTTAGTTCACACTTAATATCCATAATTAAGCGGTAATTTTATACGGCTCTATTGAATCGACAACAATTGTCGATTTATTGgcgtctgaaaggacccgtcctaatccatctggacgaatacattacaattgattacatcgcgaggtacttgacctctatatgatatattttacaaacattgcattcgtttttaaaagacaaactttctttacattgaaggttgacggcatgcataccatttcataatatatccaactataattgacttaataataatcttgatgaactcaacgactcgaatgcaacgtcttttgaaatatgtcatgaatgactccaagtaatatctctaaattgagcaaatgcacagcggaagatttctttcatacctgagaataaacatgctttcaagtgtcaaccaaaaggttggtgagttcattagtttaacataaataatcatttctatcattttaatagaccacaagattttcatttctcataaataaacgtcccatacatagagacaaaaatatcattcatatggattgagcacctggtaaccgacattcacaatatgcatataagaatatccccatcattccgggatcctccttcggacatgatataaatttcgaagtactaaagcatccggtactttggatggggcttgttgggcccgatagatctatctttaggattcgcgtcaattagggtgtctgttccctaattcttagattaccagactaaaaaggggcatattcggtttaataatccagccatagaatgtagtttcgattacttgtgtttatttcgtaaaacagttataaaaatagtgcatgtattctcagtcccaaaaatatatattgcaaaaagcatttaaaaagggagcaaatgaaactcacctaatgtattttgtagtaaaaatacatatgacgacattgaacaatgcagggttggcctcggattcacgaacctatatcatttatatgtatattaatacatataattgtaattgaacaattttatatattacaccttacattatatattatatatttaatttgtatatatatatatatatatatatatatatatatatatatatatatatatatattcaaaatgtttaatattaatatagttatattaatatatatatatagttagtactttaataaaaatcttaacttgttatatatatgaatatttatataaaaattgttaatatgattataacgtacttataatcttaataatatattt
This genomic interval carries:
- the LOC139897689 gene encoding probable LRR receptor-like serine/threonine-protein kinase At1g14390 isoform X4 encodes the protein MKELFIRVGSNFIFLAFILLPCCIAQLNSGDSRILFQVQQKLEYPQVLQGWSNWTNFCFLPSNPNLVVVCSGNHITELTIVGNKTNPKLPASFSMDSFFTDLTKVSTLKKLTLVSLGLWGPLPPKVDRFWSLEVMNFSSNFINGEIPSSISKIKNLTTLDLSNNMLNGSVPDLKGLQHLEIIDLGSNHLGPKYPSLSYNLVSVTLKNNLIRTQIPSDFFKFIHLERLDISSNKIVGPIPSVLFSLSSIQYLNLANNQFSGAMPTNLSCTSKLGFVDVSNNLLIGNLPSCIATNSANRTVISTWNCLTNSTSKYQHPKKFCQKEAIAVMPTKKSGESKKNETTVKLGLVLGIIGGIVGIAGLIGLLFLGIYRKRAAKRAKEYRSDSFAVVKNADRAPSSIAKEGPTVPQIRRPQTMRTAALGLPPYTIFTLEEIEEATNNFDSMNLVGEGSQAQLYKGWLRDGTTVLIKCLKLKQKHSAQTLQQHMEVISKLRHRHLVSVLGHCIVSYVDHPNSGSTVFVVLENVSNGSLRDHLTDWKKKDFLKWPHRMGITMGIARGIQFLHTGTQHGIFGNDLKIETVLLDDNLTAKISSYNISLPSKTGSESPLNSHDASQVFNRQTNPEKDDIYQFGVIILQLISGKPVNSEDEITELKNQLEIGLAESAAKLKEVADPSLRGTFAYESLTTAVQIAINCLNEDVSARPSIEDVLWNMQYSVQVQEGWNSSGNLSTML
- the LOC139897689 gene encoding probable LRR receptor-like serine/threonine-protein kinase At1g14390 isoform X6, which gives rise to MKELFIRVGSNFIFLAFILLPCCIAQLNSGDSRILFQVQQKLEYPQVLQGWSNWTNFCFLPSNPNLVVVCSGNHITELTIVGNKTNPKLPASFSMDSFFTDLTKVSTLKKLTLVSLGLWGPLPPKVDRFWSLEVMNFSSNFINGEIPSSISKIKNLTTLDLSNNMLNGSVPDLKGLQHLEIIDLGSNHLGPKYPSLSYNLVSVTLKNNLIRTQIPSDFFKFIHLERLDISSNKIVGPIPSVLFSLSSIQYLNLANNQFSGAMPTNLSCTSKLGFVDVSNNLLIGNLPSCIATNSANRTVISTWNCLTNSTSKYQHPKKFCQKEAIAVMPTKKSGESKKNETTVKLGLVLGIIGGIVGIAGLIGLLFLGIYRKRAAKRAKEYRSDSFAVVKNADRAPSSIAKEVDLTQLGPTVPQIRRPQTMRTAALGLPPYTIFTLEEIEEATNNFDSMNLVGEGSQAQLYKGWLRDGTTVLIKCLKLKQKHSAQTLQQHMEVISKLRHRHLVSVLGHCIVSYVDHPNSGSTVFVVLENVSNGSLRDHLTDWKKKDFLKWPHRMGITMGIARGIQFLHTGTQHGIFGNDLKIETVLLDDNLTAKISSYNISLPSKQTGSESPLNSHDASQVFNRQTNPEKDDIYQFGVIILQLISGKPVNSEDEITELKNQFSVRDWFS
- the LOC139897689 gene encoding probable LRR receptor-like serine/threonine-protein kinase At1g14390 isoform X1 — translated: MKELFIRVGSNFIFLAFILLPCCIAQLNSGDSRILFQVQQKLEYPQVLQGWSNWTNFCFLPSNPNLVVVCSGNHITELTIVGNKTNPKLPASFSMDSFFTDLTKVSTLKKLTLVSLGLWGPLPPKVDRFWSLEVMNFSSNFINGEIPSSISKIKNLTTLDLSNNMLNGSVPDLKGLQHLEIIDLGSNHLGPKYPSLSYNLVSVTLKNNLIRTQIPSDFFKFIHLERLDISSNKIVGPIPSVLFSLSSIQYLNLANNQFSGAMPTNLSCTSKLGFVDVSNNLLIGNLPSCIATNSANRTVISTWNCLTNSTSKYQHPKKFCQKEAIAVMPTKKSGESKKNETTVKLGLVLGIIGGIVGIAGLIGLLFLGIYRKRAAKRAKEYRSDSFAVVKNADRAPSSIAKEVDLTQLGPTVPQIRRPQTMRTAALGLPPYTIFTLEEIEEATNNFDSMNLVGEGSQAQLYKGWLRDGTTVLIKCLKLKQKHSAQTLQQHMEVISKLRHRHLVSVLGHCIVSYVDHPNSGSTVFVVLENVSNGSLRDHLTDWKKKDFLKWPHRMGITMGIARGIQFLHTGTQHGIFGNDLKIETVLLDDNLTAKISSYNISLPSKQTGSESPLNSHDASQVFNRQTNPEKDDIYQFGVIILQLISGKPVNSEDEITELKNQLEIGLAESAAKLKEVADPSLRGTFAYESLTTAVQIAINCLNEDVSARPSIEDVLWNMQYSVQVQEGWNSSGNLSTML